One Thermoanaerobacter pseudethanolicus ATCC 33223 DNA window includes the following coding sequences:
- a CDS encoding sensor histidine kinase: protein MKGIRKKLFISYLIIGLIILSMFWLTQVVFINKIYSYYKINQLKNYSEKIVEAINNNDEMLISELIDKSNAQVVAMTQNNIIIAGNNRGYGRGLGIPEVLLHPINTVKVVKYEHPFLHIEYLSIVRPFLYNGKPATLIMSIPIAAINDSVNLFKQVFWRIFVVTIAAILFVSIYMSKKFTRPIQILKNAAHQIASGNLDVKINYKEDDELGDLAKSMNTMVKQLSITDKFRKDLIANISHDLKTPLGLIRGYSEMLLDYYGDDKEKREKYLNTVIKETERMSKLVDDVLQLSKLQSGMVEIKEEPIDLEKLIFETLDIFEIQILEKNIEVKLNNLKLKVIADREMIKRAIINIISNAIASMENGGILTITAEPQDKEILIKVSDTGCGIPQKDLEHIFDRYYKGNKSGTGLGLAIVKEILTLHGSKYGIESQEGVGTTFYFTLKAG from the coding sequence TTGAAAGGAATAAGAAAAAAGCTTTTTATCTCTTACCTTATCATAGGCCTTATAATTTTATCTATGTTTTGGCTTACTCAAGTAGTTTTTATTAATAAGATATACTCTTATTACAAAATAAATCAACTTAAAAATTACAGTGAAAAAATTGTAGAAGCAATAAATAACAACGATGAAATGCTTATAAGTGAACTTATTGACAAATCTAATGCCCAAGTCGTCGCAATGACACAAAACAACATAATAATTGCAGGAAATAACAGAGGATACGGTCGAGGTTTGGGAATCCCTGAAGTACTTCTTCACCCTATAAACACTGTAAAAGTTGTAAAATATGAGCATCCTTTTTTGCATATAGAATATCTTTCTATTGTAAGGCCTTTTTTATATAACGGAAAACCCGCTACTTTAATAATGAGCATCCCTATCGCCGCTATAAACGACTCTGTCAATCTTTTTAAACAAGTTTTTTGGCGGATTTTTGTCGTCACAATAGCAGCAATTTTATTTGTGTCAATTTACATGTCAAAAAAGTTTACTCGACCTATACAAATTTTGAAAAATGCTGCTCACCAAATCGCTTCTGGAAATTTAGATGTCAAAATAAATTACAAAGAAGACGATGAATTAGGAGACCTTGCAAAATCTATGAACACAATGGTAAAACAGTTATCTATCACAGACAAGTTCAGAAAAGATTTGATTGCAAATATAAGCCATGATTTAAAAACACCTCTTGGCCTTATACGTGGATATTCTGAAATGCTTTTAGACTACTATGGAGACGATAAAGAAAAAAGAGAAAAATATTTAAATACAGTGATTAAAGAAACAGAGAGAATGTCTAAATTAGTAGACGACGTGTTACAGCTTTCTAAGCTCCAATCAGGAATGGTAGAAATAAAAGAGGAACCTATAGATTTAGAAAAACTTATATTTGAAACTTTAGACATATTTGAAATTCAAATTTTAGAAAAAAATATAGAAGTAAAGCTTAATAATCTTAAACTTAAGGTAATAGCGGATAGGGAAATGATAAAACGGGCAATTATAAATATAATAAGCAATGCTATAGCGAGTATGGAAAATGGCGGAATTCTTACTATAACTGCAGAGCCTCAAGATAAAGAAATTTTAATTAAAGTATCAGATACGGGATGCGGCATACCTCAAAAAGATTTAGAGCACATCTTTGACAGGTATTACAAAGGAAACAAATCAGGCACAGGGCTTGGACTTGCAATAGTAAAAGAAATATTGACATTACACGGCAGTAAATATGGTATAGAAAGTCAAGAAGGAGTAGGAACCACTTTTTATTTCACATTAAAAGCGGGTTAA
- the larC gene encoding LarC family nickel insertion protein has product MILETNIDDMNPEFYQYLFEKLFENGALDVFLIPIIMKKQRPGTLLTVICEKENADKLKEIIFRETSTFGIRYYEALRYKLDRDFLVVDTPYGRIRVKKGYLNGKLIKAYPEYEDVKAIAEKTGNSISDIYRNVMRHIDLLFF; this is encoded by the coding sequence ATGATTTTAGAGACTAATATAGATGATATGAATCCAGAGTTTTATCAGTATCTATTTGAAAAACTTTTTGAAAACGGGGCATTGGATGTGTTTTTGATTCCTATTATTATGAAAAAGCAAAGGCCGGGAACGCTTCTTACGGTAATTTGTGAAAAAGAAAATGCTGATAAATTAAAGGAGATAATATTTAGAGAGACTTCTACTTTTGGCATAAGGTATTACGAAGCGTTAAGGTACAAACTTGATAGAGATTTTTTAGTTGTGGATACTCCTTACGGAAGAATAAGAGTAAAAAAGGGCTATTTAAATGGAAAACTTATTAAAGCGTATCCTGAGTATGAAGATGTTAAAGCCATTGCTGAAAAGACTGGGAATTCAATTAGCGATATTTACAGGAATGTGATGAGACACATTGATTTGCTATTTTTTTAA
- the larC gene encoding nickel pincer cofactor biosynthesis protein LarC: MKVLYFDCFAGISGDMTIASLLSHVDVEEFKKKVKKIALDNFDIEIGKTQKNSISAKTFKVLYEEEHHHHHRHMKDVREIIDKSDLEEEVRKMSVEMFEKLAEAEAKVHGKSPEEVHFHEVGAVDSIVDIIGTAILIDMIKPDKIVSSPLPVSSGFVDTQHGLIPVPAPATAELLKGIPVYQSDVKGEIVTPTGAAIVKTLANEFGGIPDMTINSVGYGAGTKDLEIPNVLRTYVGEEEVKKNLSH, from the coding sequence ATGAAAGTCTTATATTTTGACTGTTTTGCTGGAATTTCTGGAGATATGACTATTGCTTCATTATTATCTCATGTAGATGTGGAAGAGTTTAAAAAGAAGGTAAAGAAAATAGCTTTGGACAATTTTGATATAGAGATAGGGAAAACACAAAAGAATAGTATAAGTGCTAAGACTTTTAAGGTATTGTATGAGGAAGAGCATCATCACCATCATAGGCATATGAAAGATGTGAGAGAAATCATCGATAAGAGTGATTTAGAGGAAGAAGTCAGGAAAATGAGTGTTGAGATGTTTGAGAAATTAGCAGAAGCAGAGGCAAAAGTGCATGGAAAATCTCCCGAAGAAGTGCATTTTCATGAAGTGGGGGCAGTAGATTCTATAGTAGATATAATAGGTACGGCGATACTTATAGACATGATAAAGCCAGATAAGATTGTTTCTTCTCCTTTGCCAGTAAGTTCAGGCTTTGTAGATACTCAACACGGTCTTATACCTGTGCCTGCACCAGCAACAGCAGAACTTTTAAAAGGAATACCTGTGTACCAAAGCGATGTAAAAGGTGAAATTGTGACACCTACCGGTGCCGCTATTGTAAAAACTTTAGCGAATGAGTTTGGTGGTATACCTGACATGACGATAAATTCTGTTGGATATGGTGCTGGTACTAAGGATTTAGAGATACCAAATGTTTTGAGGACATATGTGGGAGAGGAAGAGGTAAAAAAAAACCTGAGTCATTGA
- the larB gene encoding nickel pincer cofactor biosynthesis protein LarB, with protein sequence MYNEKILQILMEFKQGKISTDEALEALKKLPYEDLGFAKIDYHREIRKGFPEVIFCQGKTPEQVKEIAFNMFKNGSDVLGTRASREHFEAVKEVVEKAVYYEEARIISIRNTPIKKTKGIIGVVAAGTSDLPVAEEAAITAELMGNTVKRFYDVGVAGLHRLLDKLDEIRQCRVLIAVAGMEGALPTVLGGLVSSPIIAVPTSVGYGANFHGLSALLTMLNSCASGVSVVNIDNGFGAAYSASLINRIGEESK encoded by the coding sequence ATGTACAATGAGAAAATATTGCAGATTTTAATGGAGTTTAAACAAGGCAAGATATCAACAGATGAAGCATTAGAAGCTTTAAAGAAACTTCCTTATGAAGATTTAGGATTTGCTAAAATTGATTATCACAGAGAGATAAGAAAGGGATTTCCTGAAGTAATTTTTTGTCAAGGAAAGACTCCCGAGCAGGTTAAAGAAATTGCTTTTAATATGTTCAAAAATGGAAGTGATGTTTTAGGGACAAGAGCGTCGCGAGAACATTTTGAAGCGGTAAAAGAAGTAGTGGAAAAAGCTGTCTATTATGAGGAAGCTCGTATAATTTCCATAAGAAATACGCCAATAAAAAAGACAAAAGGCATAATTGGAGTAGTGGCTGCTGGAACTTCTGATTTGCCTGTTGCTGAAGAAGCGGCTATTACTGCAGAACTTATGGGAAACACTGTAAAAAGATTTTATGATGTTGGAGTTGCAGGACTACACAGGCTTTTAGATAAATTAGATGAAATCAGACAATGCCGTGTATTGATTGCAGTTGCTGGTATGGAAGGAGCACTTCCTACTGTGTTAGGAGGATTGGTTAGCTCTCCTATAATTGCAGTGCCTACAAGCGTAGGATATGGTGCTAACTTTCACGGTTTGTCCGCTCTTTTGACTATGCTTAATTCCTGTGCCAGTGGCGTAAGTGTTGTAAATATTGATAACGGTTTTGGTGCGGCTTATTCTGCAAGTTTAATAAATAGGATAGGGGAGGAATCAAAATGA
- the larE gene encoding ATP-dependent sacrificial sulfur transferase LarE, with product MRYTIGGVNIEIIKEKLRKLQEYLLKLDNALIAFSGGVDSTFLAKVSYDVLGNRVLAVTATSPMHPKSELKEAVELAKKIGIPHLVVEFNDILEIEEFRKNPLNRCYICKSNLFSRFKAIAEEKGFKYILEGTNADDVSDFRPGRRALKELGILSPLLECGIKKEEIRILSKEMGLPTWGKPSYACLASRIPYGEEITYDKLSMVEKAEEDLRDLGFSGFRVRYHGDVARIELPKEQMETIFEEGIREEVVKRIKNAGFKYVTMDLEGYRTGSLNEPHVKVVKNVQ from the coding sequence ATGAGGTATACCATAGGGGGTGTTAATATAGAAATTATTAAAGAGAAGCTAAGGAAATTGCAAGAATATTTGTTAAAATTAGATAACGCATTAATTGCTTTTTCTGGAGGTGTAGATAGCACTTTTTTGGCAAAAGTAAGTTACGACGTTTTAGGGAATAGAGTATTAGCTGTGACTGCTACTTCTCCAATGCATCCTAAAAGTGAATTAAAAGAAGCTGTAGAGCTTGCTAAAAAAATAGGAATTCCCCACTTGGTTGTGGAATTTAATGATATTCTTGAAATAGAAGAATTTAGAAAAAATCCTTTAAATAGATGCTATATATGTAAATCCAATTTATTTTCAAGGTTTAAAGCTATTGCAGAAGAAAAGGGCTTCAAATATATTCTAGAAGGCACAAATGCAGATGATGTGTCTGATTTCAGGCCAGGAAGAAGGGCGTTAAAAGAATTAGGAATTTTAAGCCCTTTGCTAGAATGTGGTATAAAAAAAGAAGAGATAAGGATTTTATCCAAAGAGATGGGGCTTCCTACATGGGGTAAGCCTTCTTATGCATGTCTTGCTTCAAGGATCCCTTACGGAGAAGAGATAACTTATGATAAGCTTTCTATGGTAGAAAAGGCAGAAGAGGATTTGAGAGACTTAGGCTTTTCAGGATTTAGAGTGAGATACCATGGAGATGTTGCAAGGATTGAACTTCCAAAGGAGCAGATGGAGACAATTTTTGAAGAAGGTATAAGGGAAGAAGTTGTAAAAAGAATTAAAAATGCTGGCTTTAAGTATGTAACGATGGATTTAGAAGGATACAGAACTGGTAGCTTAAATGAGCCTCATGTGAAGGTGGTAAAAAATGTACAATGA
- the pgsA gene encoding CDP-diacylglycerol--glycerol-3-phosphate 3-phosphatidyltransferase: MNIPNFLTLVRFLLIPLFVYTFFYVPEGNTYAAVIFILSGITDILDGYIARHYNQVTKIGTLLDPLADKLMILTVLTSLWIKDLIHFFVIAILMVKELSMIIGAAILYKKQEIAIPANNYGKAATLFFYIAIIFSIFKWPYGFTLMIIALLLAILAFVIYTLEFYKRSTDN, encoded by the coding sequence ATGAATATACCAAATTTTCTTACACTTGTTAGATTTTTACTTATACCTCTTTTTGTATACACTTTTTTTTATGTTCCCGAGGGAAATACTTATGCTGCAGTGATTTTTATATTATCAGGTATTACGGATATTTTGGATGGTTATATAGCGAGGCACTATAACCAAGTGACAAAAATAGGTACTTTGCTTGACCCTCTTGCGGACAAGTTGATGATACTTACTGTTTTGACCAGTTTATGGATAAAAGATTTAATTCATTTTTTTGTTATTGCTATTTTAATGGTAAAAGAACTATCAATGATAATAGGTGCTGCGATACTTTATAAAAAGCAAGAAATTGCTATACCCGCTAATAACTATGGCAAAGCTGCGACACTTTTCTTTTATATTGCGATAATTTTTTCAATTTTTAAGTGGCCTTATGGATTTACTTTGATGATTATAGCACTGTTATTGGCTATTTTAGCCTTTGTTATCTATACGTTGGAGTTTTATAAAAGGAGCACAGATAATTAA
- a CDS encoding phosphatase PAP2 family protein gives MQAEILKAIQTISNPFLDYFFIAVTMLGSSGFYFIFIPLFYWCVDKRFGLKLGLILISSIYVNTVLKEITKIARPIGYPGIRSIFTQSAGGYSFPSGHAQGSTTVWGTLMVHYQKKWLWYVGIAIVLLVSFSRMYLGVHWPIDIIGGILIAVLIIILSELIDSIVKESNFNISLSFKVILSILIPALFILIFPHKDIYEYMGLISGTLIGYFMDKEKFDFTVHAPLQKQILKLLIGIIVFFVLKEGLKFVLPSGNIFNAIRYAICGLWLSLGAPYVFNLFKLNDKTIKT, from the coding sequence ATGCAAGCAGAAATATTAAAAGCTATTCAAACAATTTCAAACCCTTTTTTAGACTATTTTTTTATAGCTGTAACTATGTTGGGAAGTTCAGGATTTTATTTTATTTTTATCCCCCTTTTTTACTGGTGTGTAGATAAAAGATTTGGTCTAAAATTGGGACTCATATTGATAAGCTCTATCTATGTAAACACTGTTTTAAAAGAGATAACAAAAATAGCAAGACCTATAGGATATCCAGGAATAAGGTCTATTTTTACACAATCGGCAGGAGGATATTCTTTCCCAAGTGGCCATGCACAAGGTTCTACAACTGTTTGGGGAACTTTAATGGTACACTATCAAAAAAAATGGCTGTGGTATGTAGGAATCGCCATCGTATTACTCGTATCATTTTCGCGAATGTATTTAGGTGTCCACTGGCCGATAGATATTATTGGCGGAATATTGATAGCTGTTTTAATAATAATTTTAAGTGAACTTATTGATAGCATCGTGAAAGAAAGCAATTTTAACATAAGTTTATCTTTTAAAGTTATTTTGTCAATTTTAATCCCTGCGCTTTTTATATTAATTTTCCCTCACAAGGATATTTATGAATACATGGGTTTAATTTCTGGTACTTTAATAGGTTATTTTATGGACAAAGAAAAATTTGATTTTACTGTCCATGCTCCTCTTCAAAAGCAAATTTTGAAGTTACTAATTGGAATAATTGTATTTTTTGTACTTAAAGAGGGATTAAAATTTGTGTTGCCTTCTGGCAATATTTTTAACGCTATAAGGTATGCAATTTGCGGACTGTGGCTTTCTCTTGGTGCACCTTATGTATTCAATCTTTTTAAATTAAACGATAAAACAATAAAGACATAA
- a CDS encoding ribonuclease H-like YkuK family protein — translation MYFISPTKGKMDIDKMFQDIMEFVEGDRQSNYKLMVGTDSQPGKSVCFVTAVIIYREGKGARYYYRKFCNKKVLSLKQRIFMEATYSIEIANQLFEKINQTDKKDINIQIHLDVGENGKTRDIIKEVVNMVLGCGFEAQVKPASYGASKVADKHTKSMANIG, via the coding sequence TTGTATTTCATTAGCCCAACCAAGGGAAAAATGGATATTGATAAAATGTTCCAAGACATTATGGAATTTGTTGAGGGAGACCGGCAATCTAATTACAAGTTGATGGTGGGTACAGACTCTCAACCAGGTAAATCCGTATGCTTTGTCACTGCTGTAATCATATACCGAGAAGGGAAAGGTGCCAGGTATTATTATAGGAAATTTTGTAATAAAAAGGTGTTGTCTTTAAAACAAAGGATTTTTATGGAGGCTACTTATAGCATTGAAATAGCGAATCAGCTTTTTGAAAAGATCAATCAGACTGATAAAAAGGATATAAATATACAGATTCATTTAGACGTAGGGGAAAATGGTAAAACAAGAGATATTATAAAAGAAGTAGTTAACATGGTGTTAGGATGTGGATTTGAAGCACAAGTTAAGCCTGCATCTTATGGGGCTAGCAAAGTAGCTGATAAGCACACTAAAAGTATGGCTAATATTGGATAA
- a CDS encoding lipid II flippase Amj family protein → MIDAKRLMIVAFFTMVINLIDTLSYSIRPSGVRTRKLAVALSLFNIMAVISRLSNMIQAPFLGSIVDMAIKMDKVYLLQNDMRIVLFSATLGALIGAPLMPTFVSIFTVAINGMEGAGTVPKLILKGFRWSNLKKIKKKIVLPRLSMLKGVWKANVPKTFLIYNVIITSIYTTGIISSLYAGAILPEYRITASQLSGIVNGFATVLFTVVVDPVAALITDQALSGKRTQHDVDSMVVLLVLGKILGTLLAQLIFIPAAELILFVTKLIV, encoded by the coding sequence ATGATAGATGCAAAAAGACTGATGATAGTAGCTTTTTTCACAATGGTCATAAATCTGATTGACACACTTTCTTATTCAATAAGACCTTCGGGTGTAAGAACTCGAAAGCTTGCTGTTGCTCTTTCGCTTTTTAATATTATGGCTGTGATATCAAGATTATCAAATATGATTCAAGCACCTTTTCTTGGCAGTATTGTAGATATGGCGATAAAAATGGACAAGGTCTATCTCCTTCAAAATGATATGAGAATTGTACTTTTTTCAGCTACATTAGGGGCATTGATAGGAGCACCCCTGATGCCCACTTTTGTATCGATTTTTACTGTTGCCATAAATGGAATGGAAGGGGCTGGAACAGTCCCTAAGCTTATTCTTAAAGGATTTAGATGGAGTAATTTAAAAAAGATAAAGAAAAAAATTGTTTTGCCAAGGCTGTCTATGCTAAAAGGTGTGTGGAAGGCTAACGTACCAAAAACTTTTTTGATATATAACGTTATTATTACTTCTATTTACACCACAGGTATTATCTCTTCACTTTACGCTGGAGCCATTCTTCCTGAGTATAGAATTACAGCCAGTCAGCTTTCGGGTATTGTAAACGGGTTTGCGACTGTATTGTTTACCGTTGTAGTGGACCCTGTGGCGGCTCTTATAACTGACCAGGCCTTAAGCGGTAAAAGGACCCAACATGATGTGGACAGTATGGTAGTGCTTCTTGTGTTGGGGAAAATTTTGGGTACTTTGCTGGCTCAGCTTATATTTATACCAGCTGCAGAGTTGATACTGTTTGTTACAAAATTGATAGTTTAA
- a CDS encoding MFS transporter, which yields MSQKQYNKWLILSAVVIGSIMGPIDGSIVNIAMPEFTKIFHTNITTVSWVSMTYLLVLSSLMMTFGRLGDMLGYKKLYQYGLLTFSISSAILSLSVNIYMLIIMRAFQAIGAGMLMSMTSAIITSVFPPNERGKALGINAMSISIGLAIGPTLGGFLLSNLGWQSIFYINVPIGIIGYIWAHIVVPDNKGVPEKFDIYGSISFFGFLASLLLFISEGGTWGWTSLPSIISLLTSVTFLTIFVIIENKVDFPMFDFSLLKIRSFTFGNISTLLNFMSQNTMTFLTPFLLQHLGFTTEKAGIVMTSFPLVMFVVAPLSGILADRYGAQILSTIGALISATALFLMVTLTEKSTMFSIMTHLALFGVGNAIFQTPNNSAVMGSAPKNRLGVASAFLATMRNVGMVMGIAVGSAIFTNRLKVYQALKFSSNTTFMMAIKEAYIAAGIFSLICAFTSLVRNDVKLIKGKD from the coding sequence ATGTCACAAAAACAGTACAACAAATGGTTAATTCTTTCTGCAGTTGTCATTGGTAGCATAATGGGGCCAATTGACGGAAGTATAGTCAACATAGCAATGCCAGAATTTACAAAGATTTTCCACACAAATATAACAACAGTAAGCTGGGTCTCCATGACATATTTATTAGTTTTAAGTAGTCTAATGATGACTTTTGGAAGACTTGGCGATATGTTGGGTTATAAAAAACTGTATCAATACGGCCTTTTGACTTTTTCAATATCTTCTGCGATCTTGAGTCTTTCTGTAAATATATATATGTTAATAATTATGCGAGCTTTCCAAGCAATAGGAGCTGGCATGCTAATGTCAATGACATCAGCTATTATAACATCCGTGTTTCCTCCAAACGAAAGAGGTAAAGCTCTCGGCATTAACGCTATGTCTATATCTATCGGGCTTGCAATAGGTCCTACATTAGGGGGTTTTCTTTTATCAAATTTGGGTTGGCAGTCTATATTTTATATAAACGTTCCTATCGGTATAATAGGTTACATATGGGCTCATATCGTGGTACCTGACAACAAAGGAGTTCCTGAAAAATTTGATATTTACGGATCTATTTCTTTCTTTGGCTTTCTTGCAAGCCTCTTGCTCTTTATATCAGAAGGTGGAACATGGGGTTGGACATCACTTCCAAGTATAATTTCATTATTGACATCAGTAACATTTTTAACAATCTTTGTAATTATAGAAAATAAAGTAGACTTTCCTATGTTTGACTTCTCTCTTTTAAAAATAAGGTCTTTTACCTTTGGAAACATAAGCACCCTGCTAAACTTTATGTCTCAAAACACAATGACTTTTTTAACTCCTTTCCTCCTTCAGCATCTAGGATTTACTACTGAAAAAGCAGGTATAGTAATGACTTCTTTCCCTCTCGTCATGTTCGTCGTGGCACCCTTAAGCGGTATTTTAGCTGATAGATACGGAGCCCAAATCCTCTCAACTATTGGTGCACTCATTTCTGCAACAGCCCTTTTTCTTATGGTAACTTTAACAGAAAAATCTACTATGTTTTCCATTATGACCCATCTTGCCCTTTTTGGCGTAGGAAATGCCATTTTTCAGACACCAAACAACAGTGCAGTAATGGGAAGTGCGCCAAAAAACAGATTAGGGGTAGCCTCTGCCTTTCTCGCAACAATGAGAAATGTAGGAATGGTAATGGGCATTGCAGTAGGAAGCGCTATATTTACAAACAGGTTAAAAGTCTATCAAGCTCTAAAATTTTCTTCCAACACTACCTTTATGATGGCTATTAAAGAAGCTTATATAGCCGCCGGAATCTTTTCATTAATATGCGCCTTTACTTCTCTTGTGAGAAATGATGTTAAATTAATAAAAGGAAAGGATTGA
- the ndk gene encoding nucleoside-diphosphate kinase, whose protein sequence is METTLAIVKPDGVKRGLIGEILKRYENKGLRLKAAKVITPTIELLEKHYEEHKGKPYYKPLIQYMSSGPVFAMVLEGENAVKIVRLLNGATKVEEALPGTIRGDFAISTTFNIIHGSDSIESAKREIALWFPELA, encoded by the coding sequence ATGGAGACCACCCTTGCTATAGTAAAACCCGACGGTGTCAAGAGAGGGCTTATAGGAGAAATATTAAAAAGATATGAAAACAAAGGTTTAAGGCTTAAAGCGGCAAAAGTAATAACTCCAACAATTGAGCTTTTAGAAAAGCACTACGAGGAACACAAAGGCAAGCCTTACTACAAACCTTTAATACAGTACATGTCCTCAGGTCCTGTCTTTGCAATGGTACTAGAAGGAGAAAACGCCGTAAAAATAGTAAGACTTTTAAATGGTGCCACAAAAGTAGAAGAAGCACTTCCTGGGACGATAAGAGGTGATTTTGCCATAAGCACCACTTTTAACATCATACACGGCTCAGATAGTATTGAATCTGCAAAGAGAGAAATAGCACTGTGGTTTCCTGAATTAGCATGA